TGCGGGCCGCCGAGCAGCATCACGCGCAGCCGGGCCCGCTCCTCGTCGTAGGCGGCCTGCACCCGGATCGGCTCGCCGCCGTCGCGGGGGCCGCTGATCGCGGCGGTGACCAGGGTGGTGACCCGGTCGGCGTCGTGGCGCGACACGGCGTCGACGGCGACGACCGTGGACACCTCGACGTGGCGGGTGCGGCGGGCGTCCTCGCGCGGTGCGGCCGGGACCGGGCCGCCGGTCAGCGCGGCCAGATCCTCGGCGGCGATGCGGTACTGCTTGCCGATGCGCACCGCCCTGAGCCGCCCGTCGCGCACGTAGTTGCGCACGGTCTTGACGTGCAGGCCGAGCCGCTCGGCGACCTGCTCGACGGAGTACAGCTCGGACATGTCAGCCGTCCTTGAGGCGTGCGGTCAGCTCGGCCAGGTCGGCGGTGAACCAGATCTGGCGCCCGCGGTTGGACTCCAGCACCAGCGCGCGCAGCGCGGAGCTGGCGTCCAGCCAGGTGGTGATGTCGCCGACGACCGCGAGCCGGATGCGGTAGTTGACGAACTTCTGCATGATCTCTCCGGCCAGGCCGGTGCTCAGGGTGAAGAAGTCGCCGGTGAGCCGGGCGGCGGGCAGCGCGACGACCTCGGCGCCCTGGAACGCCGCGCCGATCAGGTCGAGACCGTCCTGCACGGTGGCCACGGGCGGCCCGTCGGGGTCGGCGACGAGCACGGTGACCCCGTGGTGCTCCTCGATACGGTCGGGCACGTCGTTTCCTTCCCTACATGATGCGTGGTCGCCACCGTACCACTCCGTTTCAGGGAACGTTAGGGAAGGATCGGGTCATCCGGATCACGGCGGCGTGGGCGTCGGCGGCGATGTCCGCGTCGGAGCGCGCCGGATCGTGCAGGGCCTGTGCCGCGTCGCCGCCGGCCAGCAGGGCTAGCACGGGCTCGCCGAGCCCGCCGGTCAGGTCCGCCCACTCGCACCAGGTGGCCCGGTCCTCGCCCCACCACAGGCAGCCGCCGGGGGAAACCGGCCACCAGCGCTGCGGATAGCGCAGCAGCACCTTCTCGGCACGGCCGGTCCCGATCCGGGCCAGGGCCGCACGGTGCCCCGGCGGCAGCGACGGCACGCGCAGTGCCGGCAGCACCGCCAGCGGCACCGCGAGCACCGCCCGGCCGGCCACGGCACGGCCCCACCGGCCCGTCACCTCGACCCCGCCCGGACCCGCGGTGACGGCGGCGACCGGGCGGCCCAGCCGGACGTCCAGGCCGTCGCCGAGCGCGGCCGTGAGCCGGTCGAGGCCGCCGGGCAGCCAGCGGTCGCCCTCGCCCACCCCGGGTTCGCCGAACACGCCCCGCGCCGACGCCAGCCGCAGGTCCAGCCCGGATTCCGGTACCAGGCCGCAGTCCACGGCGTAGGCCGACGTCTGCCGGGCGGCCGGGTCCAGCCCGGCCAGGTGGGCGGCGAGCACGTCGGCCACCGGCAGATCCGTGTCGGCGGTCAGGCGGGCGGCGGTACGCGCCAGCGCCGACAGCGCCTCGGCCGCGCCCGTGACCGGCCCCTGCTCCGACACGGTGAGCGGGGCGGTGAAGTCCGTCGCGGCCACGGGCAGGCCCAGCTCACGGGCCAGCGCGGCGAGGCTGTTGCCGGCGTACTGCTGCAGCCAGGCCGCGCCCAGGTCGGCGCGTACCCCGCCGCCGAGGTCCACGGTGTGCACCCGGCCGCCGATCCGGTCGCGAGCCTCCAGCACCAGCACCTCGCGGCCGTGGCGGCGCAGCTCACCGGCGGCGGACAGGCCCGCGACCCCGGCCCCGACCACGGTGACGCGCTCGCCGGGCACGCCCGCCGACAGCAGGTGCCGGGCGGCGGCCAGGCCCGACTCGTGCGCGCCGTGCAGCATCGCCGGGCGGGCCGGATGCACGCCCTCCCCGGCCAGCACCAGCCGGCCCTCGGCGAACGGCGCGGCGAGCGCGGCCCGGTCGGCGCCGCTGCCGCCGGTGAGCAGGCCGGTCCAGGCGCCGCGCGCGTACGGGTCGGCGCCCCACCGCGACACCGCCCAGCCGGCCGGCTCCGGGATCCGCACGGCTCAGCCCAGGGTCAGCCAGGTGACGCCGAGCCCGTCCAGCCGCTCGCGCTCCGCCCCGGTCGGCGCGACCCGGCCGGTGGCCCGGCGCAGCAGCCCCGCCGCGTCCACGCCGAGCGCGGCGCGGGCGGCGGGCGCGGACAGGCCGAACAGCAGCCCCTCGACCACGGCCGCGGCGTGCTCGGTCAGCCACGGCGCGACGCCGAGCGCGTCGGCCAGGTCCAGGCCGTGCACGGCCAGCTCGACCACGCGGGTGACCTGGAAGTCGGTCAGCCGCATCGGGTCCCCGTGCCGGGTGGTGACCAGCCGCTCCGGGCTCGCCCCGACCCGGTCGGTGACCTGCTCGGCCTGCTGCTCGAACCAGTCGATCAGCTCCGGGCCGGACCGTGCCGCGGCGAACTCGGCCGCCAGGTCGACCCGGGCCCGGTCGGCCTGCGGGGCGAACCGGTGGTCAGGCGCGTAGTAGCGGGCGGTGTCGACCGGCGGGCCGGGCGGCGGCGCGGCGTCGAGCATCTCCAGGGTGCGCGACACCGCGATCGCGGCATGCGCGAACTCGTCGCGCACCGTCCACGGCGGGCAGCACGTCGGCCGGTCCAGGGCGGCCTCGGGCACCGCGCGCAGCCCCGCGACCAGCGCCGCGGCCTCCGCCGCCAGGGCCGCGTTCACGGCCTGGGCGCCGGGGATCACCGAGGCGACCCGGAACCGCTCGGCCACCGCCACGGTGTCGTCGTCCACGGTGAAGCCCGGGTCGCCGAGGTAGCCGCGCATCTGGTCGGAGTGCCAGAAGCGCTCGTGCGCGGCCCGCCAGCCGGCGACGCTCGGGTACCCCTCGCCCTCGTCGGCGGCGTGCGCGAGGTCGACCTCGCCCAGCGGCACCAGGCGCACCTCGGTCAGTTCCAGGATCGCCAGGGGCTGCCCGGCCGAGCCGATCATCGTGCTGCGCTGCCCGGCCTGCGGCAGCGGCTCGGCGTCGTGCTCGTACCCGATGAGCAGGCCGGTGGTGGAGGTCTTGTGCCCGGCCAGGACGGCGCCGGTGAGCTTGTCGCGCAGCGGCCCGGGGAACGCGAACTCGTAGTCGGACAGCCCGTCGTAGATCATGACGCCACCCTAGACGCCCCGGCCGCGCTCGCCGTTGACACCGATACCACGCACTGCGATGCTACGTACAACGTAGTAAGGGAGGTTCGATGGCCGGACTCGCCGACCTCGGCCGGTTCTCCGAACCGGCGCTGCACATCCTGATCAGCCTCGCCGCCGGGCCCAGACACGGCTACGCGATGCAGGACGACATCGGCGAGCTGACCGGCGCCCGCCCCGGGCCCGGCACGCTCTACGGCGCGGTCCGGCGCCTGGAGGAGCACGGTTACATCGAGGCCCTGCCCGAGCAGGACCGGCGCAAGCCGTACCGGCTCACCGACGCCGGCCGCGCCGCGCTCGGCGCCGAGCTGCAGCGGATGCGCTCGCTGGCCGCGACCGGCCTGCGCCGCCTGGCGGTGGCCTGATGCGCGCCCGGCTGGCCCGCGCCGTGCTGGCGCTGTACCCGCGCCGGGTCCGCGAGCGCTACGGCGACGAGATCGCGGACCTGCTCACGAACTCGCCCCGCCCCTGGCGTGACCTGGCCGACGTCGCGCGTGCCGCGCTCGGCGAGCGCCTGTCCGGCGGCCGTGCCGCGCTGGGCGAGGCGCGCGCCCGGACCGTGCTGTGGCACCTGGTCCGGCTGATGCTCATGCCCGCGGCGCTCACCGTGGTCCTGGTCGCGCTGACGGCGGCCGCCGGGCCGGTGCTGTTCCTGGCCGATCGGTGGGTCGACGCCGAGCGCGGCGCGTCCGTGGCGTACGCGGTGATGGTCCTGCCCGCCGCGCTGCCGGCCTGGCCCGCGGGCCTGCTGCTCGGCCGCTGCGCCAGGCTGGCCGCGCCGTGGCTGGCGGTGCCGGTCGCGCTGGCGCTCGGGCTGCTCGTGATCGCGGCCGTGCCCGGCTTCGGCATGGTGCTGGGGGAGAGCCTGCCCGGCGCGGCCGCCGCGATCGCCGTCTGGTGCGCGGGCACCGCCGCCCTCGCCCGCTGGTCGGGGGCACTGAGCCGCGTCCGGGCCGCCGCCGTCCGGGTGTTCGGGACGGTGCTGCTGCTGCAGGCGGCCACGATCGCGTACGTGCTCACCGCGCTCGCGCCCGGCCGGGCTCCGCGCCACCTCGCGGCCTGGTGGTTCCCGTCGGCGATCTCCGGCGTCGACCCCGGCCTGGTCGACGGGGCCTACCTGCAGCTGTCCGACGCGATCAAGTTCCTGCCCGCGGTGCTGGCCGTGTGCACCGTGTTCGCGCTGACGGTGACCGCCGTCACCCGGACCCGGCCCCGGCAGGCCCCGTTATCGGCTTGACTCTCACGTAACGGCAGACTCGAACCTGGTTCTCGGAAGGGAGAGAACCGTGGCATACACCGTGGGCAAGGTCGCCGACGTCGCCGGGGTGACCGTGCGGACGCTGCACCACTACGACGAGATCGGCCTGCTGTCGCCCAGCGAGCGCTCGCACAGCGGCTACCGCCGCTACGACGACGCCGACCTGGAACGGCTGCAGCAGATCCTGTTCTACCGGGAGCTGGGGTTCTCACTGGAAGAGATCGCGGCCATCCTCGACGACCCGCAGGCCGTGCCGGCGACGCACCTGCGCCGCCAGCACGAGCTGCTGACCGGGCGCATCAAGCGCCTGCAGGAGATGGTCACCGCGATCGAGTTCGCGATGGAGGCGAGGAAAGTGGGCATCAACCTCACGCCCGAGGAGCGTTTCGAGGTCTTCGGTGACTTCGACCCCGACGACCACGCGGAGGAGGCGGAGCAGCGCTGGGGCGGGACGGACGCCTACAAGGAGTCCACCAGGCGCACCGCCGCCTACACCAAGGACGACTGGCTGCGCCACAAGCAGGAGAACGAGGACTGGGGCCGCCGCTTCACCGCCCTCATGGACGCAGGCGCCGCCCCCGACAGCCCCGAGGCCATGGACCTGGCCGAAGAACACCGCCAGCTCATCAGCCGCTGGTTCTACGAGTGCAACTACGAGATCCACACCGGCCTGGCCGACATGTACCTCGCCGACGACCGCTTCACCGCCACCTACGAAGCGATCCACCCCGGCATGACCCAGTACCTCAACACCGCCATCCACGCCAACGCCATCTCCCGCGCGTAACCCCCATGACGCGGCGATCTTGCGTGGACTGTGGGGATGACACGCCCCTACCGGGCATATCCCTGACGGTTCGCGCAAGATCGCCGCGGTCTCGGGGCCGCACGGCGGCCGGGTCAGCGGTCGGTCTTGAGATGGGTGTCGGGGCCGGGGTAGAGGATTCCCTCGTGCTGGTCGTCCTCCCAGCGCACGGTGTACGGCGGGCTGCCGTCCTCGTGCGGGACCGCCGTGATCACGCCGATCCGGCGGTGGTCGCCCACTCGCGTGCCCTCGACGACGATGGTGTCTCCGACTTTCGCCTTCATTGCTGAACACCTCCTCGTCCATTGTCCGGACGAATCCCCGCGAGGTGCACGTTTCGCCGAACCGGGCTCAGGTCAGCGGCCGCGCCCAGCACAGCGGCGCCGTCCGCGTGAAACCGGCGCGGCGCAGCACGTTCGCGCTCGGCGGGTTGTCGTGGGCCAGCTCGGCCACCACGCACCTGGCCCCCAGCCGCGCGGCGAAGTCCACCAGGGCCAGCGCCGCCTCGGTCGCGTAGCCGTGGCCGCGCGCCGCGGGCACCAGTCCGTAGCCGATCTCGACCGTGCCCGCGGCGTCGGGCGGGCCGTGGAAACCGGCGCCGCCGATCACCTGCCCGGTGGCGCGCAGCTCGACCGTGTACGGCACCCACGGCCCCGCCGGGGCACCGGCCTGCAGGAACATCCGGGCCGCGAGCTGCTCGCCGTCGCCGGGGAAGCCGTCGGCCCAGCGCGGGTCCCGCGGCGCGCCGTCGGCGATGCGCGCCGCCAGGATCGGCCGGTACGGCCGCAGCACCAGGCGCTCGGTCTCGATCACAGAACGGGCAGCGTACCCGCTGCCGCCCGCCCGCGCACCAGACGGCCGCGACCGGCATCATGGTCGCCATGACGTGGACCGCGCCGCAGGCGCAGCGCAGCAGCGAACCGTACGTCGCCGACGAGCGCGCCATGCTGGAAGGCTGGCTCGACTGGCACCGGGGCACGCTGCTGCACAAGTGCGCCGGGCTCACCGGCGAGCAGCTCGCCCACGCGTCGGTGCCGCCGTCGGGGCTGAGCCTGCTCGGGCTGGTCCGGCACATGGCCGACGTGGAGCGCACCTGGTTCCGCCGGCGCGTCCGCGGCGAGCGGCTCGACGCGCTGTACACCCGTCCCGAAGGCGGACCCGGCGCCGCGTTCGACCTGGCCGACCCCGCGCGGGCCGAGGAGGACTTCGCGATCCTGGCCGCCGAGGTGGACGCGTGCCGGGCCGCCGTGGCCGGGGTGCCGCTGGAGCACACGTTCGTCCACGAGCGCACCGGCGACACCATGTCCCTGCGCTGGGTGTACGTGCACATGATCGAGGAGTACGCCCGCCACAACGGCCACGCCGACCTGCTCCGCGAGCGCGTCGACGGCGCCACCGGCGAGTGACCCGCCCCGGCCGATAGGCTCGGACCCGCACCCGCCCTCTCCTGCGTACGGGGGTTCCACCGCTCGTGTCCGAGCAGACTCCGCAACCGGCCGGCTGGCGCGAGCGGCTGCACGCCGACTGCTCCCGCTGCTTCGCGCTGTGCTGCGCCGCGCCCGCGTTCGCGCGCTCGTCCGACTTCGCCATCGACAAACCCGCCGGTCAGCCCTGCCCGAACCTGCGAGGCGACTTCCGCTGCGGCATCCACACGCAGCTTCGCGAGCGTGGCTTCGCCGGGTGCACCGTGTTCGACTGCTTCGGCGCCGGGCAGCAGGTGGCGCAGGTGACCTTCGGCGGGCGGGACTGGCGGGCCGAGCCCGGCTCGGCCCGGGACATGTTCGCCTCGTTCACGGTCATGCGGCACCTGCACGAGCTGCTGTACTACCTCGCCGAGGCCCGCTCGCTGCGGCCGGACGCGTCCCTGGACGGCGAGCTGGCGCGGGCTCAGGCGCATACCGAGCAGCTGACCCGGGGCACGCCGGCGGAGCTGGCCGCGATCGACGTCGGGACGCTGCGGGGCGAGGCCGCCGGTCTGCTGCGCCGCACCAGCGCCCTGGTGCGCGCCCGCGGCGGGCGGCCCGGCCCCGACCGTTCCGGCGCCGACCTGACGGGCGCGGACCTGCGGGAGGCCGGGCTGCGCCGGGCGAGCCTGCGCGGGGCGTACCTGATCGGCGCCGACCTGCGCGGCGCGGACCTGAGCGGGGCCGATCTGCTGGGCGCGGACCTGCGCGGCGCCGACGTACGCGGCGCGGACCTGACCGGCTGCCTGTTCCTGCTCCAGTCGCAGCTCGACGCGGCTCGCGGCGACCTCGGCACCCGCGTGCCGCCGGTGCTGACCCGCCCCGCCCACTGGCCCGCCACCCACCCCACCACCGCCGCCAGCCCGGCCCGCCCGCCCCGCCCGCCCCGCGGCACCCGCCGCTGACCCGCGCCTCCCGCGACGGCCAAGATCGCCGGACTTGCCTGGCACCTGGGCGTATCTTGGCCGGCCATACCCCCGTGTGCCTGGCAAGTCGGATGACCTCGGCCGTCGCGGGAGGCGCGGGCGGATCGCAGGGACGCCGCCGCTGTCGGCGCGGACACAGCAGCCCTTACTCTTGACATGTGGACCGCCGCGACCGCCGCAGCGCCGCGCCCTCCAGCGCGCGGCCCGGCCGCCGTGCGCTCGTCGCGCCGGACCTGACCGCGCTGCACGGGCCGACCACCGGCACCGCCGTGCTGCCGCACCGGCTGTTCTGGCAGGCCGACCGGCGCGTGGACCTCGACAACCCGCACCTGCTGCGCTGGATGTACGAGACGGTGCTGCGCGAGGCGGGCACCCTCGACGAGCTGCGCACCTGGCTCGACGGCCCGACACTGGTCCGGCTCTGGCCGGAGCTGTTCCTGCCGCGCGCGCTGCGTGCGGCGTGGGAGGAACGCCACCCGGCGCTGCGTACGGCCGTACCCGTCGGATGACCGTCGAGGAGCTGCAGGCCGAGGTCGCCAGGATCGCGCTCGGCGTGGCGCAGGCGCACGGGTTCGCCCTCGGCGGCGGGCACGCGCTCAACCTGTACGGCATCGTGCACCGCGCCACCGAGGACGTCGACCTGTTCACCGATGTGGACGGCGGGGTGCGCGCCGCCGGTGACCTGGTGGTGCGGGCGCTGCGCGCGGCCGGGCTGGACGTCACCGGATACGGCGACGACCTGGGCGAGGTGTTCGGCGGGTTCGACGACGAGCTGGTCGAGTTCCAGATCGCGCGGGGCGCGGCGGTGATGCGGCTGACCCTGGCCCGGTTCGACCGCAACCGAGGCACGGTCGTCATGGACGTGGGCCCGGTGCTGCACGTCGAGGACGTGCTCGGCGGCAAGGTCGCGGCGCTGGCCAACCGGGCCGAGCCGCGCGACTACGTCGACGTGGCCGGGGCGCTGCGCCGCTACAGCCGCGAGCAGCTGCTCGAGCTGGGCCGCCGGGCCGACCCGCTGCTGGCCGACGAGGACTTCGCCGCGGCGATGGCGCGCCTGGACCGCCTCGACGACATCGTCTGGCGGCAGCTCTACGGCCTGACCCCGCAGGCCTGCGCCGCCGTCCGCCAAGCCTTCACCGACTGGCCCCGCTGAAAGCAAGGGCACCTTCTTGACGCTTTCCGTAGAGGAAGGTGCCCTTGTTAACCCTTCTCTTCCGCAGGCTCGCCGCGCGGCCCCGGGACGGCCGCGGCCGTGGTGCTACTCCAGCGCGTCCGTGGTGCGCATGCGCTCCAGCAGCTGCTCCAGTGCGGCGATCTCCCGGCGCAGCGCGGCGCCGCCCTGGCGGGTCAGTTTCAGCCAGGTGCACGGCTTGCGGCCCTCGTACCCCTTACGGATCTCGACCAGGCCGGCCTCCTCCAGGACCCGCAGGTGGCGGCTGAGGTTGCCGTCGCTGAGCTGGAGCTGGTCGCGCAGCGTGGTGAACGCGCACTCGGCGGTCTCGGCCAGCACGGTCAGGATGCCCAGCCGGATGCGCTGGTGCACCGTCTCGTCCAGGGCGAGCGCCGGATGCGCCGGCTGTGCGTCGGTCATCGCAGGCCGCCGCCGGTGCGTACGGCCCGGACGGCGGCGAACACCAGCAGCGGCAGCGCCATGAGGATCAGCGTAGGGCCCGGCCGGTTGAGGCCGAACAGGGTCCACTGCCCGCCGAGCGCGGGACCCTCGAAGCCGTTCAGGATCCAGGTGGCCCAGCCGGGCAGGCTGCCCATGCCCTGCGAGCACTGCCAGAACGTGATCAGGCCGACCCAGAGCCCGGACAGGATCAGGGCGCGGCTGCGCTCGGCCCAGCCCAGCACGATCGTGGCCAGTGCGATCGGCAGCAGCGGCGTGTACAGGCCCCAGCGCACCTGGTCGAACAGCGGCGGCTCGACGTACATCTTGACCAGGTCCGCGTCGGCGGGCCGGTCCACCGGCATCGCGGCCAGCACCGCGAGCGCGAGCAGCGCACCCAGCGCGGTGATCGCGAACCAGCGCCACGGCACCCGGACGCCGACGCGCCGGGCGCGCAGCCGATACCACGCTCCGATCAGGGCGATGGTCAGCGGGGTGCCGATGAACCAGAACAGGTAGGACGCGAGCGTGCTGCGCTGCATGTCGGGCAGCCCGGCCCAGGGCGGGCCGGTGATGATCAGATCGGCCTGCGCGAACGGCGCCTGGTAGAGGGCGATGCTGGCCAGCAGCAGCGCGGCGAGCGCGGCCACCGGGAACCAGGCGCCGGCCCGGGCCCGGCGGCGGGCCTGCTCGCGCAGGCGGCGTACCTCGTCGAGCATCGCGCCGGGGTCGGCGGTTGCGGGTGTCGTCATCGGATGATCTCCCGTCGTGGATGTGCGCGGCATCAACTTTGTATCGCAAAGTCCACGCGTTCAGCAAGTGCGGGGCGTGCCGCGTTAAACGGGGCGACCCGGTGCGAGGCAGCCGGTAGCCTGCCCGGCGTGACCGAAGACTTGCTGAGCCGCCTGGAACGCTTCTACGACGCGGTGCCGCGCGACCGGGCCGCCGTCGAGCGGCATGGCACGTTCGAGCTGTTCCTCAACCAGGGCACGCCGTACCCGTTCTACGCCCGCCCCGTGCTCGGCGGGCCCGCGCCGACCGCCGCCGACCTGGACGCCGTACGGGCCCGCCAGCGCGAACTCGGCCAGCCCGAGTCGTTCGAGTGGGTCGACCAGACCACCCCCGGCCTGCTGCCCATCGCCGAGGCGGCGGGCCTGTCCGTGCTGCGCGCGCCGCTGCTGGTGCTCGACCCGGCACGGCTGGCCGATCCCGGCGGCACCGCCCGGATCGTGGCCGCCGACGCGCCCGACGCCGACGCGCCCGACGCCGCCGCGCTGCTCGCCGCTGTGGCGGCCGTGGCGCAGGTCGGCTTCGGCGCGCCGGGCACCGCGACGGGCGAGGGCGGACCCGCCGAGCGCGATGCGGTCCTGAAGCTGCCCGACGGCGGCGCGCTGGACCGCCAGCTGGCCGACATCCGCGGCGGCGTGCGCGTGTACGCCTACGCCGAGCTGCCCGGCCAGGGCGTCGTGGCCAGCGGCATCGCGCAGCGGGCGGGGGACGTCGCGGAGATCGCCGGGGTGGCCACGCTGCCCGCCGCGCGCCGCCGCGGCCTGGCGGGCGCGGTCACCGCGCTGCTCGCCCGGCAGGCGCTCGAACACGGCGTGCGCACGGTGTTCCTGTCGGCCGCCTCCGAGGACGTGGCCCGGGTGTACGAGCGCCAGGGCTTCGACCGCGTCGCCACCGCCTGCATCGCCGAACCGGCCGCCTGACCGCCGCGTTAGGAAGGGCACCTTCTACATCGGAAAACGATAAGAAGGTGCCCTTCCTTCAGATGGGTTCTACGCCGGCGGGCAGGCGGGACCAGGCCGATTCTTCGTGTACGTAGGCCAGCAGCACCTCGCGCAGGGCGCGGGCGGCGTGGGTCGGGGTGACGTCGCGGCGGTGTGCGAGGGCGATGGTGCGCTGCACGCCCGGCGGGGCGAGCGGGGTGGCCCGCAGCCGGGGGCGGCCCGACAGCACCAGCGACGGCACGAGCGCGACGCCGAGGCCGGCCTCGACGAAGCCGAGCACGGCGTCCATCTCGCCGCCCTCGATGGCGAACGTCGGGGTGAACCCGGCCCGGCGGCACGCCTCCAGGGTGGTGTCGCGCAGGTCGTAGCCGGGCCGGAACATGACCAGGGGCTGCCCGTCCAGCTCGGACAGGCTCAGCTCGGCGGCCTCGGTCGGGGCGGGCAGCGTCGCGGCGGACGCGACCACCAGGCTCTCGCGCAGGATCGGCTCGGCCCGCAGCGCCGGGTCGGTGCCCTGCTCGGGCAGCACGATCAGGGCCAGGTCGAGGCCGCCGCGGGCGAGCTTGCCGACCAGGTCCTGCGAGCCGCCCTCCTCCAGCAGCAGCCGCACCCCGGGATAGCCCTCCTGGTAGCGGCGCAGCACCGGGGCGACCAGGCTGGTGCACAGGCTCGGGGTCGCGCCCAGCCGCAGGCGGCCGCGGCGTACGCCGATCAGCTCCTGCACCTCCAGGCGCGCGGTCTCGACGTCGGCGAGGATGCGCCGGGCGCGGGGCAGCAGCGCCTCCCCGGCCGGGGTGAGCATGATGTTGCCCCGGGAGCGGGTGAACAGCGGCGCGCCCAGCTCGGTCTCCAGCACGCTGATCTGCTTGCTCAGCGACGGCTGGGTGACCCCGGCCTGCTCGGCGGCCTGGGTGAAGTGCCGCGTCTCGGCGACGGCCACGAAGTACCTGAGCTGCTGCAACTGCACGGCCGATAGCCTATCGCCATCGGTATCGGGGCGGTGATGCCTCGTGGGGTGGTGGGTCGATCGGAGTCTCGTGTCAGAACATGAGGTCTGACCACAGGCTCCGACACGAGACTCCGACCATCCGCACGCGGATCGCTACGACACGCAGAACTCGTTGCCCTCGGGGTCGGTCATGGTGGTCCAGGTGTGCGGGCCCTGGCGGCCCTCGTGCAGGAACTTCGCGCCGCGGGCGGTCAGCGCGGCCACGACCTCGGCGACGTCCCCGCCGCCGGTGCGCACGTCCAGGTGCATCCGGTTCTTGACCGTCTTGGCCTCGGGAACGAGCTGGAACAGCACGCGTGGGGCGCGCTCCAGCCCGTCGGGGTGCCGGATCGCCTGGCCCTCACGCCACACCAGGGTGCCGTTGTGGACGGTCGTGTCGGCCTCGCTCGCGTGGCCCTCGGCCACCATGCGGCGGATGAAGTCCTCGTCGGAGGGCTCCACCTGCCAGCCGAGCGTCTCGGCCCACCAGTCGGCGAGCCCGTGCGGGTCGGCGGCGTCCAGGACCACCTGGAATTCGTAAGCCATCGCCATCATCCTCGTTTCCGGTAGAGGTCACGCAGCAGGGAGATCTCGGCCGCGTGGTGGATCGCCTCGCGGTTGATGTGCAGCACCAGCGCGGCCATGGGGTACGCGGCGTACGGGCCCTCGGCCGGGCCGCACGGGCGGGCGAGGCCGTCCTCGCCCAGCTCGCGCATGCCCGCCGACCAGCCGGCGTACGCCTCGTCGAGCTGCTCGAGCGCCCGCTCGGCCGTGCCCGCGTAGTCGAAGCGGTCCGGGTGGCACGGCGGGCCGCCGAAGTGGTTCGCGGTGCGCTGCCCGAACACGCCGACGATGAGGTGCGCCAGCCGCCACGCGATCGTGGTGACCGGCGGCGGGTCCGGCTCGGGCCAGGCGAACTCGATCCCGTACGCGCCGCCGCCGTGCACCGGGGTGCCGGCGGCCTCGGCGCGGGGGCGCACGCTCCAGCAGCCGGCCACCGGCTCCCACAGGTACTCGGCGTCGGTCAGGCCGTCCAGGCGGGGCCGCGCCTGCTGCTGCCAGTGCCAGTCGAGCTGCTCGGCGAGCTGAGCGTTCCAGTCGATGCTCATGGTCCGACGCTAACCCGCATCGAGGACGGTTCCGGTCCGCAATCGCTGCGAGAATCGGATTCATGCTCGACACGTCGGCCCGCCTGCTGCGCCTGCTGTCGCTGCTGCCCACCCGCGCCGCGTGGACCGGCCCGGAGCTGGCCGAGCGGCTGGACGTCACCGGGCGCACGTTGCGCCGCGACATCGCCCGGCTGCGTGAGCTGGGGTATCCGGTGCAGGCCACGCCGGGGGTCGCGGGCGGTTACCGGATGGCCGCCGGGTCCACGCTGCCGCCGCTGCTGCTGGAGGACGACGAGGCGGTGGCGGTGGTGCTGAGTCTGCGTACCGCGGCGGGCAGTGCGGGCGCGGCGGAGACCGCGGCCGCGGCGCTGGCCAAGCTCGAGCGGATCCTGCCGGCTCGGCTGCGCCGCCGGGCGGCCGCGCTGCGGCAGGCCACCGTGCCGCTGCCCGGCGGCGCCCCGGCGGTGGCCGCCGAGGTGCTGACGGTGCTCGCCGAGGCGTGCCAGGAGCGGCAGGTGCTGGCGTTCGGCTACCGCGACCGGGACGGGGCGGTCACCGGGCGGTGGGTGGAGCCGCACCGGCTCGTGCACGCGGGACGCCGGTGGTATCTGGTGGCCCGCGACCGGGACCGCGACGCGTGGCGCACGTTCCGAGCCGACCGGATCGAGGACCCGCGCCCGGCCGGGTTCGGGTTC
The Catellatospora sp. IY07-71 DNA segment above includes these coding regions:
- a CDS encoding nucleotidyl transferase AbiEii/AbiGii toxin family protein; the protein is MTVEELQAEVARIALGVAQAHGFALGGGHALNLYGIVHRATEDVDLFTDVDGGVRAAGDLVVRALRAAGLDVTGYGDDLGEVFGGFDDELVEFQIARGAAVMRLTLARFDRNRGTVVMDVGPVLHVEDVLGGKVAALANRAEPRDYVDVAGALRRYSREQLLELGRRADPLLADEDFAAAMARLDRLDDIVWRQLYGLTPQACAAVRQAFTDWPR
- a CDS encoding VOC family protein, with translation MAYEFQVVLDAADPHGLADWWAETLGWQVEPSDEDFIRRMVAEGHASEADTTVHNGTLVWREGQAIRHPDGLERAPRVLFQLVPEAKTVKNRMHLDVRTGGGDVAEVVAALTARGAKFLHEGRQGPHTWTTMTDPEGNEFCVS
- a CDS encoding pentapeptide repeat-containing protein, encoding MSEQTPQPAGWRERLHADCSRCFALCCAAPAFARSSDFAIDKPAGQPCPNLRGDFRCGIHTQLRERGFAGCTVFDCFGAGQQVAQVTFGGRDWRAEPGSARDMFASFTVMRHLHELLYYLAEARSLRPDASLDGELARAQAHTEQLTRGTPAELAAIDVGTLRGEAAGLLRRTSALVRARGGRPGPDRSGADLTGADLREAGLRRASLRGAYLIGADLRGADLSGADLLGADLRGADVRGADLTGCLFLLQSQLDAARGDLGTRVPPVLTRPAHWPATHPTTAASPARPPRPPRGTRR
- a CDS encoding YafY family protein; protein product: MLDTSARLLRLLSLLPTRAAWTGPELAERLDVTGRTLRRDIARLRELGYPVQATPGVAGGYRMAAGSTLPPLLLEDDEAVAVVLSLRTAAGSAGAAETAAAALAKLERILPARLRRRAAALRQATVPLPGGAPAVAAEVLTVLAEACQERQVLAFGYRDRDGAVTGRWVEPHRLVHAGRRWYLVARDRDRDAWRTFRADRIEDPRPAGFGFVPADPPDAAAFVADAVTTAPYPVRARVLVHAPAEAVAAQVPPSAGVVEAVSADTCLLLTGAHTPGHIALHLALLGHPFTVLEPADLISELARLADRLAAAHRASVRAREG
- a CDS encoding LysR family transcriptional regulator, with the protein product MQLQQLRYFVAVAETRHFTQAAEQAGVTQPSLSKQISVLETELGAPLFTRSRGNIMLTPAGEALLPRARRILADVETARLEVQELIGVRRGRLRLGATPSLCTSLVAPVLRRYQEGYPGVRLLLEEGGSQDLVGKLARGGLDLALIVLPEQGTDPALRAEPILRESLVVASAATLPAPTEAAELSLSELDGQPLVMFRPGYDLRDTTLEACRRAGFTPTFAIEGGEMDAVLGFVEAGLGVALVPSLVLSGRPRLRATPLAPPGVQRTIALAHRRDVTPTHAARALREVLLAYVHEESAWSRLPAGVEPI
- a CDS encoding DinB family protein, whose translation is MSIDWNAQLAEQLDWHWQQQARPRLDGLTDAEYLWEPVAGCWSVRPRAEAAGTPVHGGGAYGIEFAWPEPDPPPVTTIAWRLAHLIVGVFGQRTANHFGGPPCHPDRFDYAGTAERALEQLDEAYAGWSAGMRELGEDGLARPCGPAEGPYAAYPMAALVLHINREAIHHAAEISLLRDLYRKRG
- a CDS encoding GNAT family N-acetyltransferase, whose product is MTEDLLSRLERFYDAVPRDRAAVERHGTFELFLNQGTPYPFYARPVLGGPAPTAADLDAVRARQRELGQPESFEWVDQTTPGLLPIAEAAGLSVLRAPLLVLDPARLADPGGTARIVAADAPDADAPDAAALLAAVAAVAQVGFGAPGTATGEGGPAERDAVLKLPDGGALDRQLADIRGGVRVYAYAELPGQGVVASGIAQRAGDVAEIAGVATLPAARRRGLAGAVTALLARQALEHGVRTVFLSAASEDVARVYERQGFDRVATACIAEPAA
- a CDS encoding transcriptional regulator, translated to MTDAQPAHPALALDETVHQRIRLGILTVLAETAECAFTTLRDQLQLSDGNLSRHLRVLEEAGLVEIRKGYEGRKPCTWLKLTRQGGAALRREIAALEQLLERMRTTDALE